A window from Salvia miltiorrhiza cultivar Shanhuang (shh) chromosome 2, IMPLAD_Smil_shh, whole genome shotgun sequence encodes these proteins:
- the LOC131013400 gene encoding tubulin beta-1 chain, with product MREILHIQGGQCGNQIGSKFWEVICDEHGVDPTGRYKGDGSESDTQLERINVYFNEASGGRYVPRAVLMDLEPGTMDSIRSGPYGQIFRPDNFVFGQSGAGNNWAKGHYTEGAELIDSVLDVVRKEAENCDCLQGFQVCHSLGGGTGSGMGTLLISKIREEYPDRMMLTFSVFPSPKVSDTVVEPYNATLSVHQLVENADECMVLDNEALYDICFRTLKLSTPSFGDLNHLISATMSGVTCCLRFPGQLNSDLRKLAVNLIPFPRLHFFMVGFAPLTSRGSQHYISLTVPELTQQMWDSKNMMCAADPRHGRYLTASAMFRGKMSTKEVDEQMLNVQNKNSSYFVEWIPNNVKSSVCDIPPTGLKMSSTFVGNSTSIQEMFRRVSEQFTAMFRRKAFLHWYTGEGMDEMEFTEAESNMNDLVAEYQQYQDATADEEEDYEEDAEEQYDT from the coding sequence atgaGGGAGATCCTGCATATTCAGGGCGGACAATGCGGAAATCAGATCGGCTCCAAATTCTGGGAGGTGATCTGCGATGAGCACGGCGTCGATCCCACCGGCAGGTACAAGGGCGACGGCTCCGAATCCGACACTCAGCTGGAGCGGATCAATGTCTATTTCAATGAGGCTTCAGGCGGGAGGTACGTCCCACGCGCCGTCCTCATGGATCTGGAGCCTGGAACCATGGATTCCATCAGATCCGGTCCCTACGGTCAGATCTTCCGCCCCGACAATTTCGTCTTCGGTCAGTCCGGCGCCGGCAACAATTGGGCCAAGGGACATTACACTGAGGGCGCCGAGCTCATTGATTCCGTCCTCGATGTTGTCAGGAAGGAAGCCGAGAATTGCGACTGCTTGCAAGGATTTCAGGTTTGTCACTCACTTGGAGGAGGCACAGGTTCTGGCATGGGTACCCTCTTGATTTCAAAGATCAGAGAGGAATATCCAGACAGAATGATGCTTACATTCTCTGTTTTCCCTTCACCGAAGGTCTCTGACACTGTTGTTGAACCGTATAATGCTACTCTCTCAGTGCACCAGTTGGTGGAGAATGCAGATGAATGTATGGTCCTTGATAATGAGGCTCTCTATGATATCTGTTTCAGGACATTGAAGCTCAGCACTCCAAGCTTTGGTGATTTGAACCATTTGATCTCTGCGACTATGAGTGGTGTAACCTGTTGTTTGAGATTCCCCGGTCAGCTGAACTCTGATCTAAGGAAGCTAGCAGTGAATTTGATTCCATTTCCACGTCTCCACTTCTTCATGGTGGGCTTTGCTCCACTCACCTCCCGTGGGTCACAGCACTATATATCTCTAACTGTCCCTGAGCTGACGCAACAAATGTGGGACTCAAAGAATATGATGTGTGCTGCTGATCCTCGCCATGGGCGCTACTTGACAGCCTCTGCCATGTTCCGGGGTAAAATGAGCACCAAAGAGGTGGACGAACAGATGCTTAATGTGCAGAACAAGAACTCATCATACTTTGTTGAGTGGATTCCGAACAATGTCAAGTCCAGCGTGTGTGATATTCCACCCACAGGACTGAAGATGTCGTCCACTTTTGTGGGGAATTCAACATCAATCCAGGAAATGTTCCGCAGGGTGAGCGAGCAGTTCACAGCCATGTTCAGGCGCAAGGCCTTCTTGCATTGGTACACTGGCGAAGGCATGGACGAGATGGAGTTCACTGAAGCGGAGAGTAACATGAACGACCTGGTGGCAGAGTACCAGCAATATCAGGATGCCACTGCCGACGAAGAAGAAGACTATGAAGAAGATGCTGAAGAGCAGTATGACACCTAA